Proteins encoded in a region of the Enoplosus armatus isolate fEnoArm2 chromosome 16, fEnoArm2.hap1, whole genome shotgun sequence genome:
- the LOC139299269 gene encoding free fatty acid receptor 3 has protein sequence MQVTNEDCVALSVYTFTFLLGLPANLLVLFVYVRKACKHGATPNVVYALNLCLANLVLVAWLPVKALETLLQDWRLPAPVCPVYSFFLFSSLYGSCLFITAVTAGRYLSIAFPIIYKRYRRARISCFISAALWALVLLHLSFGLVAEGGAHFVSVQDDTSVCYDHFNASQLAVLLPLRLEMAIVLFLLPLIVTSFCTLRCVTLVWRSNLRPMGKRRVLTVALSTLAVFVVCYAPYNASHVVGFVLKENVEWRTYAMLTSSCNVFLEPVVMLMLSPAVSRGVMGRVCGRQSQFSRIEGCRHRCHSANGVANVRAPPTLTERSQAGAEVTKVSQE, from the coding sequence ATGCAGGTGACTAACGAGGATTGCgtcgctctctctgtctacaCCTTCACCTTTCTGCTGGGTCTTCCCGCCAACCTGCTGGTCCTGTTCGTGTATGTGCGCAAGGCCTGCAAGCATGGCGCCACACCCAACGTGGTCTACGCCCTCAACCTGTGCCTGGCCAACCTGGTGCTCGTGGCCTGGCTGCCCGTCAAGGCTCTGGAGACTTTGCTTCAGGACTGGAGGCTGCCAGCACCCGTCTGCCCCGTCtacagcttcttcctcttctcgtCGCTGTATGGCAGCTGCCTGTTCATCACCGCTGTGACGGCGGGCCGCTACCTCAGCATCGCATTCCCAATCATCTACAAGAGATACCGCCGTGCTCGGATCTCTTGCTTCATCAGCGCTGCCTTGTGGGCCTTGGTGCTCCTTCACCTCAGTTTCGGCCTGGTGGCTGAAGGAGGGGCTCACTTTGTCTCCGTTCAGGATGACACCTCAGTCTGCTATGACCACTTCAACGCCTCCCAGCTGGCTGTTCTTCTGCCTCTACGCCTGGAGATGGCCATCGTCTTGTTTCTCCTGCCTCTTATTGTGACGTCCTTTTGCACGCTGCGCTGCGTCACTCTGGTGTGGCGCTCAAATCTGCGCCCGATGGGGAAGAGAAGAGTCCTGACTGTTGCGCTGTCCACGCTGGCGGTGTTTGTGGTGTGCTATGCACCCTACAACGCCTCGCACGTTGTCGGGTTTGTGTTGAAGGAAAACGTCGAGTGGAGGACGTACGCCATGCTGACGAGCTCCTGCAACGTTTTCCTGGAGCCTGTTGTCATGCTGATGCTGTCGCCAGCTGTATCGAGGGGGGTCATGGGAAGAGTATGTGGACGGCAAAGCCAGTTCAGCCGCATTGAGGGGTGTCGCCATCGATGTCATAGCGCCAACGGTGTTGCAAATGTCCGAGCACCACCTACACTAACTGAGAGGAGCCAGGCGGGAGCGGAGGTGACTAAAGTAAGTCAGGAGTGA
- the tekt2 gene encoding tektin-2 produces the protein MSALPAKPGLRRSVSEWYSNNHQLTGTAQHERYVSNGIRQEGRSLRNETNCKTTWDESDTSRRLSDRVWDVARWKEALETCAQKVDEEMEALTLSKEQTEQALAATAVPLEVSSECLTLRDGRRGFELVTDPVDEQLKKEAELIERVQQVLQQHVDQAFEQLCVLQEARHQLTSDLQNKMDALDIDMSCLSLTVKSPQISLKTNPTRIPSGSSTPQEWLQFSQYNVARAQEAMQVSQQRREDMSLTRAQLQNELDTQRRATEFALRKRNHHEEQARDELEWQIRNTEDEMAEMESDIHRLDADLQAKTACLKLAHTRLENRTNRSGMDLCRDEVQHGLVNEVHQLEATIMALKRKLSEAQHSLQRMKLHHSRMLQDLSRKQEALSLEQRSMNTRTRLATTSCTDKTPVLLVPLTNSSGRSNLQLLAQ, from the exons ATGTCTGCACTTCCTGCAAAGCCTGGCCTGCGCCGCAGTGTGTCAGAGTGGTACAGCAACAACCACCAGCTGACTGGCACAGCACAACATGAGCGATATGTTTCTAATGGGATCCGGCAGGAAGGGAGGTCGCTACGCAACGAGACCAACTGTAAG ACAACCTGGGATGAAAGCGATACCTCTCGCAGGTTGAGTGACCGGGTTTGGGATGTTGCCCGGTGGAAAGAGGCATTAGAAACCTGCGCACAGAAAGTGGATGAAGAGATGGAGGCTCTGACCCTG TCTAAAGAGCAAACCGAGCAGGCCCTGGCTGCGACTGCCGTTCCCCTGGAGGTCAGCAGCGAATGCCTGACACTGAGGGACGGGCGGCGAGGGTTCGAGCTTGTCACTGACCCCGTAGACGAGCAGCTGAAAAAAGAAGCGGAGCTGATTGAAAGAGTGCAGCAAGTTCTGCAGCAGCACGTAGACCAAGCCTTCGAGCAACTGTG TGTTTTGCAGGAGGCTCGGCaccagctgacctctgacctccagaaTAAGATGGACGCCCTGGACATTGATATGTCCTGCCTGTCACTTACAGTAAAGTCACCTCAGATCTCCCTGAAGACCAACCCAACTCGCATACCATCAGG TTCCTCCACCCCCCAGGAGTGGCTCCAGTTCAGCCAGTATAATGTGGCTCGTGCCCAGGAGGCCATGCAGGTGTCCCAGCAAAGGAGGGAGGACATGAGTCTCACCCGagcccag CTGCAGAATGAGTTGGACACTCAGCGCAGGGCCACAGAGTTTGCTCTCCGTAAGCGTAATCACCATGAAGAGCAGGCCCGCGATGAGCTGGAGTGGCAAATAAGAAAT ACTGAAGATGAAATGGCAGAAATGGAGAGCGACATCCACAGGCTGGATGCAGATCTGCAGGCGAAGACGGCCTGCCTGAAACTGGCTCACACCAGACTGGAGAACAGGACCAACAGATCTGGCATGGACCTGTGCAGAGACGAG gTGCAGCACGGCCTCGTTAATGAAGTCCATCAGCTGGAGGCCACAATCATGGCTCTGAAACGGAAGCTGTCTGAGGCTCA GCACTCCCTGCAGAGGATGAAGCTCCACCACTCTCGCATGTTGCAGGATCTTTCCAGAAAACAGGAAGCTCTGTCTCTGGAACAACGAAGCATGAACACCCGTACCCGCCTCGCAACCACCTCGTGCACTGATAAAACCCCGGTGCTGCTGGTCCCGCTCACTAACTCCAGTGGGAGGAGCAACCTGCAACTGCTGGCTCAGTAA
- the LOC139299046 gene encoding free fatty acid receptor 3-like — protein MCNHLLLPVYILTFLMGVPANILAFCTFCRKVRRKAAPIDILLLNLTISDLIFLAFLPFKMKEAVDDMAWMLPYQLCPFTGFLFYVTIYNSTLLLTAVSVERYLGVAYPLRYSLCRRPRYAVLASIMFWVVTSLNLSIVYIMPYAQWSKGADSDNTNGSTTTSSALPPPTCYLNFTEEELRILLPIRLELFLVLFCIPFFICCFCYVNFILILSRLPNIGRRRRLRAIGLALGTLIVFAVCFGPYNASHVVGFVRQDSEWWRNMALLFSTFNACLDPFIFYFSSATVRSMLNHCFRNIMAKLHILRCGGAPHCPHQKKYKEAPLP, from the coding sequence ATGTGCAATCACCTGTTGCTTCCCGTCTACATCCTCACCTTTCTGATGGGGGTCCCCGCCAACATCCTGGCCTTCTGCACCTTCTGCCGTAAAGTGCGCCGCAAGGCAGCCCCAATAGACATCCTTCTCCTCAACCTCACCATCTCCGACCTCATCTTCCTGGCGTTCCTGCCATTTAAAATGAAGGAGGCCGTCGACGACATGGCCTGGATGCTGCCCTACCAGCTGTGTCCCTTCACTGGCTTTCTGTTCTACGTCACCATCTACAACAGCACCCTGCTCCTCACGGCTGTGAGCGTGGAGCGCTACCTGGGGGTCGCCTACCCCCTCAGGTATTCCTTGTGCCGCAGACCCCGCTACGCTGTGTTGGCCAGCATCATGTTCTGGGTGGTGACCTCTCTGAACCTCAGCATCGTCTACATCATGCCCTACGCCCAGTGGAGCAAAGGTGCAGACAGTGACAACACCAATGgcagcaccaccaccagctcTGCCCTGCCTCCACCCACCTGCTACCTGAATTTCACAGAGGAAGAGCTCAGAATCCTACTGCCAATCCGCCTGGAGCTCTTCCTCGTTCTCTTCTGCATCCCCTTCTTCATCTGCTGCTTCTGCTACGTCAACTTCATCCTCATCCTGTCCCGTCTTCCAAACATCGGCAGGCGCCGGAGGCTGCGTGCCATTGGTCTGGCACTCGGCACTCTGATAGTGTTCGCCGTCTGTTTTGGGCCTTACAACGCCTCCCATGTGGTGGGGTTTGTTCGCCAGGACAGTGAGTGGTGGAGGAACATGGCATTGCTCTTCAGCACCTTCAACGCCTGCCTGGATCCATTTATCTTCTACTTCTCCTCAGCAACTGTCAGAAGCATGTTAAACCACTGCTTCAGGAACATCATGGCAAAGCTGCACATCCTGAGGTGTGGAGGGGCTCCTcactgtcctcaccagaaaaaaTACAAGGAGGCCCCCCTTCCTTGA